The following proteins come from a genomic window of Gallalistipes aquisgranensis:
- a CDS encoding secondary thiamine-phosphate synthase enzyme YjbQ — protein sequence MVRQTEFSLRPRSRGFHLVTDEILRHLPPLPETGLLHLFLQHTSAALTLNENADPDVRGDMAAIFDRLVREREPYYEHTLEGADDMPAHAKSTLAGASLTIPVTGGRLNLGMWQGIWLCEFRNRGGGRRIVATAIGE from the coding sequence ATGGTACGACAGACCGAATTCTCACTGCGCCCCCGGAGCCGGGGCTTCCACCTGGTCACGGACGAAATCCTGCGGCACCTGCCCCCGCTGCCCGAAACGGGCCTGCTCCACCTCTTCCTGCAGCACACCTCGGCGGCGCTCACCCTCAACGAAAACGCCGACCCCGACGTGCGGGGCGACATGGCGGCGATCTTCGACCGTCTCGTGCGGGAACGGGAACCCTATTACGAACACACGCTGGAAGGGGCCGACGACATGCCCGCCCATGCGAAATCGACCCTCGCGGGAGCCTCGCTCACGATTCCCGTCACCGGCGGCCGGCTCAATCTGGGCATGTGGCAGGGCATCTGGCTCTGCGAATTCCGCAACCGGGGCGGCGGCCGCCGGATCGTGGCCACCGCAATCGGAGAATGA
- a CDS encoding aminopeptidase P family protein: protein MFSAETYSRRRALLRERVTKGGLILLPGNGEAPANYPSNTYHFRQDSTFLYFFGLNHPDLVGVLDADTGEEALYGDDLSMDDIIWTGPQPSVAELGGRVGIRHTFHLSRLAERITDAVRRGRRVHFLPPYRAENRLLIASLLGLTPGAVPDRVSVELALAVVSLRESKSAEEIEEIERACEIGYRMHTTAMRMCRPGVVEREIAGAIEGIAMQSGAGVSFASIVSQHGETLHNHCYDGVLEAGRLLLVDAGAETTMNYCSDFTRTFPVSGRFTERQKEVYNIVLAANDRAFELSKPGLRYQEIHLAAARVIVEGLKALGLMRGDTDEAVAAGAHALFMPHGLGHQMGIDVHDMEDIGEKYVGYDLETERSTELGLSSLRMGRRLKPGFVMTVEPGIYFIPAYIEKWKHEGLNREFIDFEALRPYYDFGGIRIEDDILITPDGNRMLGKQRVPVTVGQIEEFMRENR, encoded by the coding sequence ATGTTTTCAGCTGAAACCTACTCCCGCCGCCGTGCCCTGCTGCGCGAACGGGTCACCAAAGGAGGACTGATCCTGCTGCCCGGCAACGGAGAGGCCCCGGCCAACTACCCCTCGAACACCTACCATTTCCGGCAGGACAGCACGTTCCTCTACTTTTTCGGGCTGAACCATCCCGATCTGGTGGGCGTGCTGGACGCCGACACGGGAGAGGAAGCACTCTACGGCGACGACCTGTCGATGGACGACATCATCTGGACGGGTCCCCAGCCCTCGGTGGCCGAACTGGGCGGACGGGTCGGCATCAGACATACCTTTCACCTCTCCAGGCTGGCGGAACGGATCACGGACGCCGTGCGTCGGGGACGCAGAGTCCATTTCCTGCCACCTTACCGGGCCGAAAACCGGCTGCTGATCGCCTCACTGCTGGGACTGACGCCCGGAGCGGTGCCCGACCGCGTCTCCGTGGAACTGGCGCTGGCCGTGGTCTCCCTGCGCGAATCGAAAAGCGCCGAGGAGATCGAGGAGATCGAACGGGCCTGCGAGATCGGCTACCGGATGCACACCACGGCCATGCGCATGTGCCGGCCAGGCGTCGTGGAACGGGAGATCGCCGGAGCCATCGAGGGAATCGCCATGCAGTCGGGTGCGGGCGTATCGTTCGCCTCCATCGTGTCGCAGCACGGCGAGACGCTCCATAACCACTGCTACGACGGGGTGCTCGAAGCGGGCCGCCTGCTGCTGGTGGACGCCGGAGCCGAAACCACAATGAACTACTGCAGCGACTTCACCCGGACTTTCCCCGTGAGCGGCCGTTTCACCGAACGGCAGAAAGAGGTCTACAATATCGTGCTGGCCGCCAACGACAGGGCCTTCGAGCTCTCGAAACCGGGCCTGCGCTACCAGGAGATCCATCTGGCGGCCGCCCGGGTCATCGTCGAAGGGCTCAAGGCACTGGGGCTGATGCGGGGCGACACGGACGAGGCGGTGGCCGCCGGAGCCCATGCCCTCTTCATGCCGCACGGACTAGGGCACCAGATGGGCATCGACGTGCACGACATGGAGGACATCGGCGAAAAGTACGTAGGCTACGACCTGGAGACGGAGCGCAGCACCGAACTGGGACTCTCCTCGCTGCGCATGGGCCGCCGCCTGAAACCGGGCTTCGTGATGACGGTCGAACCGGGCATCTACTTCATCCCCGCCTACATCGAAAAGTGGAAACACGAGGGGCTGAACCGGGAGTTCATCGACTTCGAGGCGCTGAGACCCTACTACGATTTCGGCGGCATCCGCATCGAGGACGACATCCTCATCACCCCCGACGGCAACCGCATGCTCGGCAAACAACGGGTACCCGTCACCGTCGGACAGATCGAGGAGTTCATGCGGGAGAACCGGTAA
- a CDS encoding hybrid sensor histidine kinase/response regulator transcription factor — protein MRPKTVLLAALLCFCGNSSFALSDESDRRLSFRYISVNDGLSQNSVTSILQNKDGIVMISTYDGMNFFDGYGIVSQRYSPSRPEGLFNNRIVCMESYYDGTVWVGLDGGLMRYDSDLQRYINYTDSLGMLSFYSVRSLDSDGQGNLWVGTSEELIFGRKDGRGNLSFSVVEGMPAANVYAIQCDRQCGTWAGTIDGLYFFPPAGEGMPTPFPVDHFAGRTITTIYCDRQGGIWVGYRGGLAVRPPHRAAFVEVELPPGPSVQVDRIVQDFEGRMWFGTNRHGLFCAVVKDYEIRSISGYTPSDFFGRLTDEKIAALYIDPSNVLWVGTRRGVNYADLSTPQFHLFRPLVTERLSELGYAGEHIYSLFSDSRDQLWINKFEGDLLRYDLTRKRMTDMTKELSLSGVSQMIESRDGTLWAAAHDAVYRIEGRGGDRYASRRVDLGSGNAQQKYRYYSGLSEDPHGHIWIATLNGLVRYRPADGSHETYLRSDGLSSNSSYCVLADPDGHTLWVGSSDLGLTRVRYDDRGIVSTEIIRQKGNGFRISHNQVWCLYRDEEGILWVGTDAGLNRIETRDGEIVSVSHVTDPLLREAKIQAIIGDSEGCLWLNSSQGLYSYDPRSHIARRYISDNGLQSNTFTNAVTKTRSGWILAGGINGINYFNPRLFPKRSYAGRPVLTRLRVFNKTIRPGQKYDGREILSRGINVTERVTLHYEHNNFVLEFTSDHYAIPRSNRFRYKLEHYDRDWIEVGASQRFASYENLPAGRYTFLLQSANSDRQWSREVKRIEFVILPPPWASWWAVLLYLTGGALLITGVIFYFRSRQRWRQELFRREVEQQNREELNEMKLNFFMNITHELRTPLTLISAPLRDLRARYDSEEYAGFRLGIIDRNVRKLLKLINQLLDIRRISSHTLPMAVSLYDVYGAVRGVVDSFAYLSSQSGIALRFVAPEERPEGWFDLDKIEKVLHNLISNAFKFTPRGGGIEVGLRFETGDSGKFAVVSVRDSGVGIPQRELSRIFDMFYHGTPLHGQSSGVGLSLTKALIELHGGRVEVSSAPQQGSEFTVRFRIDREAYKPEYIVGGELSGREREEVPSAVPAEKPHQTYTVLVVEDNADMLDYITECLKGEFTVVRAPDGEQGLEAACTRHPDIVITDMMMPVMDGLEFIRRMKADSRTGHIPIIVHSVKSDRESIREAFVAGAYEYIVKPFEPETLVFRMTNLLNARTQFARKVQNEKNMEPSGVHVPSQDEELLVRIRTVVEENMSNVDFGVDQMASELGMSRTQLYRRTKAIPPGRNPNEIIRDIRIRRAAQLLATGQLRVAEVLYEIGMTNHTRFIRYFRDAYGITPKEYIRKFNSRPEDLPE, from the coding sequence ATGAGACCGAAAACCGTTTTGCTTGCCGCTCTGCTCTGTTTCTGCGGAAATTCCTCTTTCGCCCTGTCGGACGAAAGCGACCGGCGGCTCTCCTTCCGATACATCAGCGTGAACGACGGACTGTCGCAGAACTCCGTCACTTCGATTCTCCAGAACAAGGACGGGATCGTGATGATATCCACCTACGACGGAATGAACTTCTTCGACGGATACGGGATCGTCTCGCAGCGCTATTCGCCTTCCCGTCCCGAGGGGCTGTTCAACAACCGGATCGTCTGCATGGAATCCTACTACGACGGTACGGTCTGGGTGGGACTGGACGGGGGACTGATGCGCTACGATTCCGACCTCCAGCGCTATATCAACTATACCGACTCGCTCGGCATGCTCAGTTTCTACTCGGTGCGTTCGCTGGACAGCGACGGGCAGGGAAACCTCTGGGTGGGAACCAGCGAGGAGCTTATCTTCGGGCGGAAGGACGGGCGGGGAAACCTCTCCTTCTCCGTGGTGGAGGGGATGCCGGCGGCCAACGTCTATGCCATCCAGTGCGATCGCCAGTGCGGAACCTGGGCCGGTACGATCGACGGCCTGTACTTCTTCCCTCCGGCGGGGGAAGGGATGCCCACCCCTTTCCCGGTGGATCATTTCGCGGGCAGGACCATCACCACGATCTACTGCGACCGTCAGGGCGGTATCTGGGTGGGATACCGGGGCGGCCTGGCCGTGCGTCCGCCGCACCGGGCCGCTTTCGTCGAGGTGGAGCTTCCTCCGGGTCCGTCGGTCCAGGTGGACCGCATCGTGCAGGATTTCGAGGGGCGGATGTGGTTCGGGACCAACCGGCACGGATTGTTCTGCGCCGTTGTCAAAGATTACGAAATCCGGAGCATTTCCGGTTATACGCCTTCCGACTTTTTCGGACGGCTGACGGACGAGAAGATCGCCGCTCTCTACATCGACCCCTCCAACGTGCTGTGGGTCGGGACGCGCAGGGGGGTGAACTACGCCGATCTCTCCACGCCCCAGTTCCATCTGTTCCGTCCGCTCGTCACCGAACGCCTCAGCGAGCTGGGCTATGCCGGGGAGCATATCTACTCCCTCTTTTCGGACAGCAGGGACCAGTTGTGGATCAACAAGTTCGAAGGAGATCTGCTGCGCTACGACCTGACGCGGAAAAGGATGACCGACATGACGAAGGAACTGTCGCTCTCGGGGGTTTCCCAGATGATCGAAAGCCGGGACGGCACGCTGTGGGCGGCGGCCCACGATGCCGTGTACCGAATCGAGGGGCGGGGCGGCGACCGCTATGCGAGCCGCCGGGTGGATTTGGGGTCCGGCAACGCGCAGCAGAAGTACCGCTACTATTCGGGGCTTTCCGAAGACCCGCACGGACATATCTGGATCGCTACCCTGAACGGATTGGTCCGTTACCGGCCGGCCGACGGAAGCCACGAAACCTATCTGCGTTCGGACGGCCTCTCCTCCAACTCCTCCTATTGCGTGCTGGCCGATCCGGACGGACATACGCTCTGGGTGGGGTCGTCCGATCTGGGGCTGACCCGCGTACGGTACGACGACCGGGGCATCGTCTCCACGGAGATCATCCGGCAGAAAGGCAACGGCTTCCGGATCAGCCACAACCAGGTGTGGTGTCTGTACCGGGATGAAGAAGGAATCCTGTGGGTAGGAACCGATGCCGGGCTGAACCGGATCGAGACCCGGGACGGGGAGATCGTGTCGGTTTCGCACGTGACCGACCCCCTGTTGCGCGAAGCCAAGATTCAGGCCATCATCGGCGATTCGGAGGGCTGTCTCTGGCTCAACAGCAGCCAGGGGCTCTATTCCTACGATCCGCGGTCGCACATCGCCCGGCGGTATATCAGTGACAACGGCCTGCAAAGCAATACCTTCACCAATGCGGTCACGAAGACCCGCAGCGGATGGATACTGGCCGGGGGAATCAACGGCATCAACTATTTCAATCCCCGGCTTTTCCCGAAACGGAGTTACGCGGGAAGACCGGTCCTGACCCGTCTCCGGGTCTTCAACAAGACGATCCGGCCCGGCCAAAAATACGACGGCAGGGAGATTCTCTCGCGCGGCATCAACGTGACGGAACGGGTTACGCTTCATTACGAACACAACAACTTCGTACTGGAGTTTACCTCGGATCACTATGCGATTCCGCGGAGCAACCGGTTCCGTTACAAACTGGAGCATTACGACCGCGACTGGATCGAAGTGGGCGCATCGCAACGTTTCGCCTCATACGAGAACCTGCCGGCGGGTCGTTACACCTTCCTGTTACAGTCGGCCAACAGCGACCGGCAGTGGAGCCGCGAGGTCAAACGGATCGAGTTCGTGATCCTTCCGCCGCCCTGGGCCAGCTGGTGGGCCGTCCTGCTCTACCTGACGGGCGGGGCCCTGCTGATTACCGGCGTGATCTTCTATTTCCGTTCGCGTCAGCGGTGGCGCCAGGAGTTGTTCCGGCGGGAGGTCGAACAGCAGAACCGAGAGGAACTGAACGAAATGAAGCTCAATTTCTTCATGAACATCACCCACGAACTGCGCACGCCGCTCACCCTCATCTCCGCCCCGCTGCGCGATCTGCGGGCCCGGTACGACTCGGAGGAGTATGCGGGATTCCGGCTCGGGATCATCGACCGGAACGTCCGCAAGCTGCTCAAGCTCATCAATCAGCTGCTCGACATACGGCGCATCTCTTCGCACACGCTGCCCATGGCCGTTTCACTTTACGACGTGTACGGCGCGGTGAGGGGCGTGGTCGATTCGTTCGCTTACCTGAGCAGCCAGTCGGGCATTGCGCTGCGTTTCGTCGCGCCGGAAGAGCGGCCCGAAGGGTGGTTCGACCTCGACAAGATCGAGAAAGTGTTGCATAATCTGATTTCCAACGCCTTCAAGTTCACACCCCGGGGTGGCGGCATCGAGGTCGGACTCCGGTTCGAGACGGGCGATTCGGGAAAGTTCGCCGTCGTTTCGGTACGGGATTCGGGGGTCGGGATTCCCCAGCGGGAACTTTCCCGCATTTTCGACATGTTCTATCACGGTACGCCGCTCCACGGACAGAGCAGCGGTGTGGGCCTTTCGCTGACCAAAGCCCTGATCGAACTGCACGGCGGTCGTGTGGAGGTCTCCAGCGCCCCCCAGCAGGGTTCCGAGTTCACGGTCAGGTTCCGGATCGACCGGGAGGCCTACAAGCCCGAGTATATCGTTGGCGGAGAGCTCTCCGGGCGGGAAAGGGAGGAGGTGCCTTCGGCCGTTCCGGCCGAAAAGCCGCATCAAACCTATACCGTGCTGGTCGTGGAGGACAATGCGGATATGCTGGACTACATTACGGAGTGTCTGAAGGGCGAGTTTACCGTCGTCCGGGCTCCCGACGGGGAGCAGGGACTGGAGGCGGCCTGCACCCGGCATCCCGACATCGTCATCACCGATATGATGATGCCCGTCATGGACGGGCTGGAATTCATCCGCCGGATGAAGGCCGACAGTCGCACGGGACACATCCCGATCATCGTCCACAGCGTCAAGAGCGACCGGGAGTCCATCCGCGAGGCGTTCGTGGCGGGTGCGTACGAGTACATCGTGAAACCGTTCGAACCGGAGACGCTCGTTTTCCGCATGACGAACCTGCTCAACGCGAGGACGCAGTTCGCCCGCAAGGTGCAGAACGAAAAGAATATGGAGCCTTCCGGCGTGCATGTGCCTTCACAGGACGAGGAGCTGTTGGTAAGAATCCGGACCGTCGTCGAGGAGAACATGTCGAACGTCGATTTCGGCGTGGATCAGATGGCTTCCGAACTGGGCATGAGCCGCACGCAGCTCTATCGTCGCACGAAGGCCATTCCGCCCGGCAGGAATCCGAACGAAATCATCCGCGACATCCGTATCCGGCGGGCCGCCCAGTTGCTCGCCACGGGACAGCTGCGGGTCGCGGAGGTGCTGTACGAGATCGGGATGACCAACCATACCCGGTTCATCCGCTATTTCAGGGATGCTTACGGGATCACGCCGAAAGAGTATATCCGGAAGTTCAACTCCCGGCCCGAGGATCTTCCCGAATAG
- a CDS encoding SusC/RagA family TonB-linked outer membrane protein, translating to MKRKSTFLRGCLFIQVCLVAALVMTGIPNVYSQETIKVSGTVVDESGAPLLGVSVVVEGTSRGTTVDAKGRYSISVPKKSASLTFSFLGYKKQTIPVNGRTKVDVVMQSDTEVIEDVVVVGYGTMAKRDLTGAVSSLSGGAIAEVPTVNLSSALAGRLAGVYVTTSDGAPDAEVSIRIRGGGSITQDNSPLYIVDGFPMDDLSTLSSSDIQSIDVLKDASSTAIYGARGANGVVIVTTKSAKAGRTTVTYNGYGSFKYVPRMLDMMNSYEYVQMQYELASLKAAAEYEAFIRNYGQPADFDIYKNIPGTDYQDQMFGRTAWGQYHNVAVNGGSDKTKFNLSLSYLNEDGVLRNSSFERANISFKLNHRISQKVKVDLSTYYTNSVTMGAGTSVNSSSEIKNAVNYRPVYGKGNITDDMTEEDQIAYDEIENGSSLYDPITLVDQDYKRRKRTELNVNGALSWNITKNLSLRSEIGGMTRQEDVRRFYGPLTYKARQAGSKPVAERTDIDRPRWRTAHTLTYKYKTKRHSLNAMAGFEAMSEDDSRLEVTARSLPVDISPSDAFARMSFGSQEYPETTVASPTRLASFFGRVNYTYRDKYLFSATFRADGSTKFAPGNQWGYFPSGAFAWRMSEEPFLKDVSWLDNLKLRVSYGEAGNNRIDNDMWRRTFRGAFDTNSMYAGITNIPNLYYANTSTTLVNPNLKWETTVTRNIGLDFEVLRNRIKGTVEVYWNTTRDLLIKSKLPSYKGYTDQLRNIGQTSNRGIEISLEGVIVQKKDFNLNASFNIAFNRNRVDKLDGAESKFYQSGWLGADLRESQDYLLQVGQSIGLMYGYVTDGFYTVDDFMEGEGNWALKPGVANSQPITGSLGAPSVTQGPRVGSLKLKKLTPYDPNDPQSCMVTADDRTVIGNATPKHTGGFTLSGNYKGIDFSVFLNWVYGNDVYNAQKLMNASTWKYSYYNLSNEFNTGNRFMIFDRDGNDLRGDKAALKAYNANATMWSPTQSRVVLHSWGIEDGSFLRLANVTLGYTLPSKLTRKFGVSKLRLYVTGNNLWLWTKYTGFDPEVNTRRSTPLTPGVDYSAYPKARTFTFGANITF from the coding sequence ATGAAGAGAAAATCTACTTTTCTGAGAGGGTGTCTTTTCATTCAGGTGTGCCTGGTCGCGGCGCTTGTGATGACCGGCATCCCGAATGTCTATTCCCAGGAGACCATCAAGGTGTCGGGCACCGTGGTCGACGAAAGCGGCGCCCCGCTGCTCGGCGTCTCCGTCGTCGTGGAGGGCACCTCGCGGGGAACGACCGTCGATGCGAAGGGACGGTACTCGATTTCCGTACCCAAAAAGAGCGCCTCGCTCACCTTTTCGTTCCTGGGATATAAAAAACAGACGATTCCCGTGAACGGCCGCACGAAAGTGGACGTCGTGATGCAGAGCGACACCGAAGTGATCGAAGACGTGGTGGTCGTGGGCTACGGCACGATGGCCAAACGGGACCTGACCGGCGCTGTCTCCTCGCTCAGCGGAGGCGCTATCGCCGAAGTGCCGACGGTCAACCTCAGTTCGGCACTGGCGGGCCGTCTGGCGGGCGTTTACGTCACCACCAGCGACGGCGCTCCCGACGCCGAAGTGAGCATCCGCATCCGGGGCGGCGGCTCGATCACGCAGGACAACTCGCCTCTGTACATCGTGGACGGCTTCCCGATGGACGACCTGAGCACGCTATCGAGCTCCGACATCCAGTCGATCGACGTGCTGAAAGACGCCTCCTCCACGGCCATCTACGGGGCCCGGGGCGCCAACGGCGTGGTGATCGTCACCACGAAATCCGCCAAGGCCGGCCGTACGACCGTCACCTACAACGGTTACGGATCGTTCAAATACGTTCCCCGCATGCTGGACATGATGAACTCCTACGAGTATGTGCAGATGCAGTACGAACTGGCGTCGCTCAAGGCGGCCGCCGAATACGAGGCCTTCATCCGGAACTACGGACAGCCGGCCGACTTCGACATCTACAAGAACATACCCGGCACGGACTATCAGGACCAGATGTTCGGCCGTACCGCCTGGGGACAATACCACAACGTGGCCGTGAACGGCGGCAGCGACAAGACCAAGTTCAACCTCAGCCTCTCCTACCTGAACGAGGACGGCGTGTTGCGCAACTCGAGTTTCGAACGGGCCAACATCAGTTTCAAACTGAACCACCGCATCTCCCAGAAGGTGAAGGTCGACCTCTCCACCTATTATACCAACTCGGTGACCATGGGCGCCGGCACCTCGGTCAACAGTTCGAGCGAGATCAAGAACGCCGTGAACTACCGTCCGGTCTATGGCAAGGGAAACATCACCGACGACATGACCGAAGAGGACCAGATCGCCTACGACGAGATCGAGAACGGCAGTTCCCTGTACGACCCCATCACGCTGGTCGACCAGGACTACAAGCGCCGCAAGAGGACCGAACTGAACGTGAACGGCGCCCTCTCGTGGAACATCACCAAAAACCTCTCCCTGCGTTCGGAGATCGGAGGCATGACCCGGCAGGAAGACGTACGCCGGTTCTACGGACCGCTGACCTACAAGGCGCGGCAGGCGGGCAGCAAACCCGTGGCGGAGCGCACCGACATCGACCGTCCCAGATGGCGCACGGCCCACACCCTGACCTATAAATACAAAACCAAACGCCATTCGCTCAACGCGATGGCAGGTTTCGAGGCGATGTCCGAAGACGATTCGAGACTCGAGGTGACGGCCCGCAGCCTGCCGGTGGACATCTCACCCAGCGACGCGTTCGCCCGGATGTCCTTCGGTTCCCAGGAGTATCCCGAGACCACCGTGGCCTCTCCGACCCGGCTGGCTTCGTTCTTCGGCCGCGTGAACTACACGTACCGTGACAAATACCTCTTCTCGGCCACGTTCCGTGCCGACGGTTCGACCAAGTTCGCCCCCGGCAATCAGTGGGGCTACTTCCCCTCGGGCGCCTTCGCATGGCGCATGAGCGAGGAGCCGTTCCTCAAGGACGTGAGCTGGCTCGACAACCTGAAACTCCGCGTGAGCTATGGTGAGGCGGGCAACAACCGGATCGACAACGATATGTGGCGGCGTACGTTTCGGGGAGCGTTCGACACGAATTCGATGTACGCGGGAATCACCAATATCCCCAACCTGTACTACGCCAACACCTCTACCACGCTGGTCAACCCCAATCTGAAATGGGAAACGACCGTCACCCGGAATATCGGCCTGGACTTCGAAGTGCTGAGAAACCGAATCAAAGGTACGGTTGAGGTTTACTGGAACACTACCCGCGACCTGCTCATCAAATCGAAACTGCCCTCCTACAAAGGATACACGGACCAGTTGCGCAACATCGGGCAGACTTCCAACCGGGGTATCGAAATCTCGCTGGAGGGCGTGATCGTCCAGAAAAAGGACTTCAACCTGAACGCCTCGTTCAACATCGCCTTCAACCGCAACCGGGTCGACAAACTGGACGGTGCCGAATCGAAATTCTACCAGAGCGGATGGTTGGGCGCCGACCTGCGCGAATCGCAGGACTATCTGTTGCAGGTGGGCCAGTCCATCGGTCTGATGTACGGATATGTGACCGACGGATTCTACACGGTGGACGACTTTATGGAAGGCGAGGGCAACTGGGCGCTGAAACCCGGCGTAGCCAACAGTCAGCCCATTACCGGTTCGCTTGGTGCGCCGAGCGTGACACAGGGACCGCGCGTGGGTTCGCTGAAACTGAAAAAACTCACGCCCTATGACCCGAACGACCCTCAGTCGTGCATGGTGACCGCGGACGACCGCACGGTTATCGGTAACGCCACACCCAAGCATACGGGCGGTTTCACCCTCTCGGGCAACTACAAGGGAATCGACTTCTCGGTATTCCTGAACTGGGTTTACGGCAACGACGTCTACAATGCCCAGAAACTGATGAACGCCTCCACGTGGAAATATTCCTACTATAACTTGTCGAACGAATTCAATACCGGCAACCGCTTCATGATCTTCGACCGGGACGGCAACGATCTGCGGGGCGACAAGGCGGCGCTGAAAGCCTACAACGCCAACGCGACCATGTGGAGCCCCACCCAGTCGCGCGTAGTGCTCCATTCGTGGGGCATCGAGGACGGTTCGTTCCTGCGTCTGGCCAACGTCACCCTCGGCTACACGCTTCCCTCGAAACTGACCCGGAAATTCGGCGTTTCGAAACTGCGGCTCTACGTGACGGGCAACAACCTTTGGCTGTGGACCAAATACACCGGATTCGACCCCGAGGTGAACACCCGGCGGTCGACTCCGCTGACGCCGGGCGTCGATTATTCCGCCTATCCCAAAGCCCGGACCTTCACCTTCGGCGCCAACATCACTTTTTAA
- a CDS encoding RagB/SusD family nutrient uptake outer membrane protein: MKKIFLSIAALATLGMSSCTKFLEVNSPSTLTEEVMYSSESEAYRAILGVYAVLGHNRLYGQQTSLYYGYNNDIEFGTTSATPEDTRRGLWDYTATPSNSEMEGFNYMYIAINRANECITGIENSPLFINSDPTQPSMIRHLYGEAKAIRALMYLELTRNWGDVPFLTRETRFDDDFYPGATNRDTIQAHVIQDLIEVEPTMYYAGELTEKVERLNRGAVQGLIARLALTRGGWSLRPDLNNPSAPGRMYRPADYLKYYQIAADYSRKLIESGRHTLASSFKEVFYNQCQEIYPGNDDMLYEVAMALNYNSAVGHNIGVRIEKNSFSIYGFSNVYYNVTLPFMYSFAQGDVRRDISCVPYLWKWNEETGRLEQEPADPVRRVCVGKWSKLDMKTPQGYNGEYNTGINWPIIRYADVLLMFAEAENELKGAPTDSARMALKEVRKRAFPADLHATMVDEYVDGLTDHDTFFDALVNERAWEFAGESIRKYDLIRWNLLREKLIELKQNLFDMGIQSRNPSDGGKYANVPNYIYYKKNSDGTLDIKGLDQNMTSTPTGYTRYQWCGRMVETQNGEFILKKEYNYYYRDVVLNQDPMVYLYPIHKDVIAESMGSLKNYYGK, encoded by the coding sequence ATGAAAAAGATATTTCTTTCGATAGCCGCACTGGCAACCCTGGGGATGTCGTCCTGCACCAAGTTCCTCGAAGTGAACTCCCCTTCGACGCTGACCGAAGAGGTGATGTACTCTTCGGAGTCGGAAGCCTACCGCGCGATCCTGGGCGTCTATGCCGTATTGGGACACAACCGGCTCTACGGGCAGCAGACCAGCCTCTATTACGGATACAACAACGACATCGAATTCGGCACCACCTCGGCCACGCCGGAGGACACGCGGCGCGGACTGTGGGACTACACGGCCACACCGTCGAACTCCGAGATGGAGGGATTCAACTACATGTATATCGCCATCAACCGGGCCAACGAGTGTATCACGGGCATCGAGAACAGTCCGCTTTTCATCAACTCCGACCCGACCCAGCCCAGCATGATCCGCCACCTGTACGGCGAGGCGAAGGCCATCCGGGCCCTGATGTACCTGGAGCTGACCCGCAACTGGGGCGACGTTCCCTTCCTAACACGGGAAACACGGTTCGACGACGACTTCTATCCCGGCGCCACGAACCGCGACACCATCCAGGCCCATGTCATCCAGGACCTGATCGAAGTCGAACCCACCATGTACTACGCGGGCGAACTGACCGAAAAGGTGGAGCGCCTCAACCGCGGTGCCGTCCAGGGACTGATCGCCCGGCTGGCGCTGACCCGGGGCGGCTGGTCGCTGAGACCCGACCTCAACAACCCGAGTGCACCCGGCCGGATGTACCGTCCCGCCGACTATCTGAAGTACTACCAGATCGCCGCCGATTACAGCCGGAAACTGATCGAATCGGGTCGCCACACGCTCGCGAGCAGTTTCAAGGAGGTCTTCTACAACCAGTGTCAGGAGATCTACCCGGGCAACGACGACATGCTCTACGAGGTAGCCATGGCACTCAACTACAACAGCGCCGTCGGACATAATATCGGTGTGCGGATCGAAAAAAACTCCTTCAGCATCTACGGGTTCAGCAACGTCTACTACAACGTGACTCTGCCTTTCATGTACTCTTTCGCCCAGGGCGACGTGCGCCGCGACATCAGTTGCGTACCTTACCTGTGGAAATGGAACGAGGAGACGGGCAGACTGGAGCAGGAACCCGCCGACCCCGTAAGACGCGTGTGCGTCGGCAAATGGAGCAAACTGGATATGAAAACGCCGCAAGGTTACAACGGCGAATACAACACGGGCATCAACTGGCCGATCATCCGCTATGCGGACGTCCTGCTGATGTTTGCCGAGGCGGAGAACGAACTCAAGGGCGCTCCGACCGATTCGGCCCGCATGGCGCTGAAGGAGGTGCGCAAACGGGCTTTCCCGGCCGACCTGCACGCCACCATGGTGGATGAATACGTGGACGGACTGACCGACCACGACACCTTCTTCGACGCACTGGTCAACGAGCGGGCCTGGGAGTTCGCCGGCGAGTCGATCCGCAAATACGATCTGATCCGCTGGAATCTGCTGCGCGAAAAGCTGATCGAACTGAAGCAGAACCTCTTCGACATGGGCATACAGTCCCGGAATCCGAGCGACGGCGGAAAATACGCCAACGTTCCGAACTATATCTATTACAAGAAAAATTCCGATGGGACACTCGATATCAAAGGTCTCGATCAGAATATGACCAGCACCCCCACAGGTTACACGAGATACCAATGGTGCGGCCGAATGGTGGAGACCCAGAACGGAGAGTTCATTCTGAAAAAGGAGTATAACTACTACTACCGCGACGTGGTGCTGAATCAGGACCCCATGGTCTACCTCTATCCCATCCACAAGGACGTGATCGCCGAGAGCATGGGCTCCCTGAAAAACTATTACGGCAAATAA